In the Cohaesibacter intestini genome, one interval contains:
- a CDS encoding transposase yields the protein MLGPRQVAQAALFYEFSIESHVPSDHLLRKVDHFLDLSEVRSFLAPYYSSQGRPSIDPELMIRMLLVGYIMGIRSERRICEEVHLNLAYRWFCRLDLDDPVPDHSTFSKNKHGRFRDSDLFRHLFELVLARCIAEGLVGGEALGVDASIVQADAKRLNKVEASDWTPERITRATEEYSETLDDAAFGAATPVKPKVLSPVDPAARFTGAKKAYSIFAYSTNYLVDLDNAVIVDVETTAPIRQAEVNAALDMVDRVEEKFGIYPERFVGDGAYGNAETLAWLVHEKGIEPHVPVLDRSQRLDQTFSWTDFKFDYENDRYICPDGKDLLPSRRQFQTIRPKVQGDENIRYRAAKADCQNCTLKFRCCPNTATRHITRSIHEGARDFARDLADTDDFIASRRARRKVEMLFAHMKKIMGLNRLRLQGPNGAKDEFTLAATAQNLRKMAKLLPTPE from the coding sequence ATGCTGGGGCCAAGACAAGTTGCGCAGGCAGCACTCTTTTATGAGTTTTCGATTGAAAGTCACGTTCCTTCTGACCACTTACTCAGGAAGGTCGACCACTTTCTTGATCTGAGTGAGGTCAGATCTTTCCTTGCTCCCTATTACAGCAGCCAGGGCCGCCCTTCGATTGATCCAGAACTGATGATCAGGATGTTGTTGGTCGGCTACATTATGGGCATTCGCTCCGAGCGGCGCATCTGTGAGGAAGTTCACCTGAACCTGGCCTATAGATGGTTTTGCCGTTTGGACTTGGATGACCCTGTTCCTGACCATTCGACATTTTCCAAGAATAAACATGGCCGTTTCCGGGATAGCGATCTTTTCCGCCATCTCTTCGAACTGGTGTTGGCCCGCTGCATCGCAGAGGGGCTTGTCGGTGGGGAGGCTTTGGGCGTTGATGCTTCCATCGTGCAAGCTGATGCAAAGCGGCTGAACAAAGTTGAAGCATCAGATTGGACGCCAGAACGGATCACGCGGGCGACAGAAGAATACTCTGAGACCCTTGATGATGCCGCTTTCGGCGCTGCAACGCCCGTGAAGCCAAAGGTGCTCTCGCCGGTTGATCCGGCAGCACGCTTTACTGGAGCAAAGAAGGCCTATTCGATCTTTGCCTATTCCACCAACTATCTGGTGGACTTGGATAATGCTGTGATTGTTGACGTTGAAACAACAGCGCCGATCCGGCAGGCGGAAGTCAATGCCGCACTGGATATGGTTGATCGTGTTGAGGAGAAGTTTGGTATATACCCAGAACGCTTCGTCGGTGATGGCGCTTATGGCAATGCCGAAACACTTGCTTGGCTGGTTCATGAAAAAGGTATCGAGCCACATGTTCCGGTTCTCGACAGATCGCAACGGCTCGACCAGACATTCTCGTGGACCGACTTCAAATTCGACTACGAGAATGACCGATACATTTGCCCTGATGGCAAAGACTTGCTGCCCAGTCGCCGTCAATTCCAGACAATCCGGCCCAAGGTGCAGGGTGATGAAAATATCCGATATCGTGCTGCTAAAGCGGACTGTCAAAACTGCACATTGAAGTTCAGATGCTGCCCCAACACAGCCACCCGACACATCACCAGATCGATCCATGAAGGAGCGCGAGACTTCGCCCGAGATCTGGCAGATACCGATGACTTTATCGCCTCAAGGCGCGCCAGGCGCAAAGTGGAGATGCTGTTCGCTCATATGAAGAAGATCATGGGGCTGAACAGATTGCGTCTTCAAGGACCAAATGGAGCAAAAGACGAGTTCACACTGGCAGCCACAGCACAGAACCTGCGCAAAATGGCAAAGCTGCTCCCAACTCCGGAATGA
- a CDS encoding cell surface protein produces MAEIVPSSALQYLDKAMTTLKDLGLVHDETEETPIVGLLEKIADIEPDKIAIITRTLQQMSIFNEVVREQVSQMSIGQRYEEISEAFNSIRDDAKSMVDQIEDGKIDVFERATNAWMKISRGDIASRFDKIKDTYLEVSRDTKANIEREQTILEAYRDFRGALKHGEVAALEILKAAEGKLDEAKAGLKGASDAVAAFPEDGDVAGRAKLELTRDEHLRKVQNEESRYQIAKDLADNLTISYNTSDVVMARLMQTTNAKERVYQQAVSFFSTNESVLTALKASFTGLFGLHEATETLNEMKEGVSKSLEVLAEIGGKVQEEALKAGYGPTIRADAVKKLVDSVINFQVRSVEIVGEMRELSTRNSEEIRQAVEDGKKRLARLATEGKALPLMLDAE; encoded by the coding sequence ATGGCCGAAATCGTCCCTAGCTCCGCTCTTCAATATCTGGACAAGGCAATGACCACCTTGAAAGATCTTGGTCTTGTGCATGATGAAACAGAAGAAACCCCGATTGTCGGTCTGCTTGAAAAGATTGCAGACATTGAGCCTGACAAGATCGCGATTATCACCCGCACCTTGCAGCAGATGAGCATTTTCAATGAAGTGGTGCGCGAGCAGGTTTCGCAAATGTCCATCGGGCAGCGCTACGAAGAGATTTCGGAAGCCTTCAATTCCATCCGTGACGATGCCAAATCCATGGTGGACCAGATTGAAGATGGCAAGATTGATGTGTTTGAGCGGGCAACCAATGCGTGGATGAAAATTTCTCGCGGCGACATTGCGTCCCGTTTTGACAAGATCAAGGATACCTATCTGGAGGTGTCCCGCGATACCAAGGCCAATATCGAACGCGAGCAGACCATCCTTGAAGCTTATCGGGATTTCCGTGGCGCCCTGAAGCATGGCGAAGTGGCCGCTTTGGAAATTCTCAAGGCCGCAGAAGGCAAACTGGACGAAGCCAAGGCTGGGCTGAAAGGTGCTTCGGATGCGGTTGCTGCCTTCCCGGAAGACGGAGACGTTGCCGGCCGGGCCAAGCTGGAGCTAACGCGTGATGAACATTTGCGCAAGGTGCAGAATGAAGAAAGCCGCTATCAGATTGCCAAGGATCTCGCCGACAATTTGACCATCAGCTACAACACCTCCGACGTGGTCATGGCGCGTTTGATGCAGACCACCAATGCCAAAGAGCGGGTCTATCAGCAGGCGGTGTCTTTCTTCTCGACCAACGAATCCGTTCTGACTGCGCTGAAGGCCTCCTTCACCGGCCTGTTTGGCTTGCATGAAGCAACCGAGACCCTGAATGAAATGAAAGAGGGTGTCTCGAAGTCGCTCGAAGTGCTGGCCGAGATTGGTGGCAAGGTGCAGGAAGAGGCACTCAAAGCAGGCTATGGGCCCACCATTCGCGCCGATGCCGTCAAGAAGCTGGTCGATAGCGTCATCAATTTTCAGGTCCGCTCGGTCGAGATCGTGGGTGAGATGCGCGAGCTTTCGACCCGCAACAGCGAGGAAATTCGCCAAGCGGTCGAGGATGGCAAGAAGCGGCTGGCGCGGCTGGCGACCGAAGGCAAGGCTCTGCCTTTGATGCTGGACGCAGAATAA